A region of Acidimicrobiales bacterium DNA encodes the following proteins:
- a CDS encoding aspartate kinase produces MALVVQKFGGTSVGDAERVRAVADHVARTRRQGDDVVVVVSAMGKTTDDLLRLAGDVSSVQPPRELDMLLTSGERVTMALLCMALAELGVDAVSFTGSQAGIITDATHLKAKIIEVKGDRLRDALGEGRVPVVAGFQGVSLDRDITTLGRGGSDTTAVALAAALGAQSCEIYTDVSGVFSADPRIVPEAHRLARVSFEEMLDIAASGGRVLALRSVEFARNHGVPLHVRSSFTWEPGTWVVEEDPSMEQAVVTAVTHDISEAKVTVTGVPDKPGIAARLFRALADCEVNVDTIVQNMSLHGTTDISFTVPKTDLATSLEVAQRLVPEIGAGEVLADDGIAKVSLVGAGMRSHPGVSAAMFETLAAAGINIEMISTSSIRISCVVRADRVEEAVRLLHQAFALAEA; encoded by the coding sequence GTGGCGCTGGTGGTGCAGAAGTTCGGCGGGACCTCGGTGGGCGACGCCGAGCGGGTGCGCGCCGTCGCCGACCATGTGGCCCGGACCAGGCGCCAGGGCGACGACGTGGTCGTGGTCGTGAGCGCCATGGGCAAGACGACCGACGACCTGCTCCGGCTGGCCGGCGACGTCAGCTCCGTGCAGCCCCCGCGGGAGCTCGACATGCTGCTGACCTCGGGCGAGCGGGTGACGATGGCACTGCTGTGCATGGCGCTCGCCGAGCTGGGCGTGGACGCCGTGTCGTTCACCGGCAGCCAGGCGGGGATCATCACCGACGCCACCCACCTCAAGGCGAAGATCATCGAGGTGAAGGGCGACCGCCTGCGCGACGCGCTGGGTGAGGGCCGGGTCCCCGTGGTGGCGGGCTTCCAGGGCGTGTCGCTCGATCGCGACATCACCACGCTCGGGCGCGGCGGTTCCGACACCACCGCGGTGGCACTGGCGGCCGCCCTCGGCGCGCAGTCGTGCGAGATCTACACCGACGTGTCCGGGGTCTTCAGCGCCGACCCGCGCATCGTTCCCGAGGCGCACCGGCTCGCCCGGGTGAGCTTCGAGGAGATGCTCGACATCGCCGCCAGCGGCGGGCGCGTGCTGGCGCTGCGGTCGGTCGAGTTCGCCCGCAACCACGGCGTGCCCCTGCACGTCCGTTCCAGCTTCACCTGGGAGCCCGGCACCTGGGTGGTCGAGGAGGATCCGTCCATGGAGCAGGCCGTCGTCACCGCCGTCACCCACGACATCTCGGAGGCCAAGGTGACCGTCACCGGCGTCCCCGACAAACCCGGCATCGCCGCCCGGCTCTTCCGCGCGCTGGCGGACTGCGAGGTCAACGTGGACACCATCGTCCAGAACATGTCGCTGCACGGCACGACGGACATCTCCTTCACCGTCCCGAAGACAGACCTCGCCACCAGCCTCGAGGTGGCGCAGCGCCTCGTGCCGGAGATCGGCGCCGGCGAGGTCCTGGCGGACGACGGGATCGCCAAGGTGTCGCTCGTGGGCGCGGGCATGCGCAGCCATCCCGGCGTGTCGGCCGCCATGTTCGAGACGCTCGCCGCCGCCGGCATCAACATCGAGATGATCTCGACCTCGTCCATCCGCATCTCCTGCGTGGTCAGGGCCGACCGTGTCGAGGAGGCCGTGCGGCTGCTCCACCAGGCGTTCGCGCTCGCCGAGGCCTGA